From a region of the Hypanus sabinus isolate sHypSab1 chromosome 2, sHypSab1.hap1, whole genome shotgun sequence genome:
- the LOC132405215 gene encoding alpha-1,4-N-acetylglucosaminyltransferase-like, protein MLGILHVKTGSSSEKDDRDLACLYKKPGIMFVESTDNVEPTPLVVCSVESAALRNPDKPIYYFMKGFSGNLSQYPQPEYKGIPLLSSVRNVTILPLNLTELFEDTPLKSWYQKVNPQKERFWTHVLADGCRLALIWKYGGIYLDTDIISLRSMPFDNFTCPQTPNVFSNGAMGFYQKHHPFLWNCMEDFVAHYIGHVWGQQGPRLITRVLKRWCNTTKLATFIGKECNGISIWISKRFYPIQYSEWQKYFAPWKKKHIEWVFSNTYGAHVWNFMNKHKKRKVAAGSGSLMEHFFQLHCPNTYKNLI, encoded by the exons ATGCTTGGAATATTGCATGTAAAAACCGGATCTAGTTCTGAAAAAGATGATCGTGATCTTGCATGCTTATACAAGAAACCCGGGATTATGTTTGTGGAGTCGACTGACAACGTAGAGCCGACACCATTAGTGGTGTGTTCAGTGGAGTCTGCTGCTCTCCGAAACCCAGACAAACCAATCTATTACTTCATGAAGGGATTTAGTGGCAACTTGAGCCAGTATCCACAGCCTGAGTATAAAGGCATCCCATTGCTCTCCTCAGTGAGGAATGTCACCATTCTACCCTTGAATCTCACTGAACTGTTTGAAGACACTCCATTGAAAAGCTGGTATCAAAAG GTAAATCCACAAAAGGAGAGGTTTTGGACTCATGTACTTGCTGATGGCTGCAGGTTAGCATTGATCTGGAAATATGGAGGAATCTACCTGGATACTGACATTATATCACTGAGGTCTATGCCATTTGATAACTTTACCTGTCCACAGACCCCAAACGTTTTCAGTAATGGAGCAATGGGTTTCTATCAGAAGCATCATCCCTTTTTGTGGAATTGCATGGAAGATTTTGTGGCCCATTACATTGGACATGTTTGGGGTCAACAAGGTCCTCGACTGATCACCCGTGTGCTGAAGAGATGGTGCAATACTACTAAACTAGCCACCTTCATTGGCAAGGAATGCAATGGTATCTCTATATGGATCTCAAAACGTTTCTATCCAATCCAATATTCAGAATGGCAGAAGTACTTTGCTCCCTGGAAAAAGAAGCATATAGAATGGGTCTTTTCCAATACGTATGGAGCACATGTCTGGAACTTCatgaataaacacaagaaaagaAAAGTTGCTGCTGGAAGTGGATCATTAATGGAACATTTCTTCCAGTTGCATTGTCCAAATACATACAAAAACTTAATTTAA